Proteins encoded within one genomic window of Lampris incognitus isolate fLamInc1 chromosome 19, fLamInc1.hap2, whole genome shotgun sequence:
- the LOC130130087 gene encoding transmembrane protein 236, translating to MGSGRTLKFALCEVLQFAGFCVPLFIVMQRFAIIVAKVKTSAQPPGDGSTAYWLIVASSIAYVTTTALLVWVPLKYMVFMKKRFLVGRKKWRPVALVYVILSTLPCFAFLVASSEVQIDNNLKHDTFTELPVSIVLFSLICIDIVERIRHCRLTGQANDLERDPEIPSTVLTRVEQVTPLTPVTPAAPGPAVPGPAAPGPAAPAPAAPAPAAPGPAAPGPAAPGPAVPKQAAPTPTPAAAGQHNERDQNGAGARPETNGTVLGIPGNPGRPFSIAGMSSRSASTTAYRISPYAYTGPFRFLCASDARADIFVDSFMFWMDTVEMVRVAGHPSVYFSGWVFPIYIFSYLSCLRLVVMPHSALLSSLGVALQDLPFLFVRIGLIAFFGFITPLLYLMKNLLVCLAFVYFNFMTKLRVFNTERMFL from the exons ATGGGCTCGGGGAGGACGCTGAAGTTCGCCCTCTGCGAGGTGCTGCAATTTGCAGGCTTTTGCGTGCCCCTCTTCATCGTCATGCAGAGGTTCGCCATCATCGTGGCAAAGGTCAAAACTTCGGCGCAGCCCCCCGGGGACGGCAGCACGGCCTACTGGTTGATCGTGGCCTCCTCCATTGCCTATGTCACCACCACCGCCCTGCTTGTGTGGGTACCCTTGAAGTATATGGTATTCATGAAAAAGAGGTTCCTCGTTGGGAGGAAGAAGTG GCGGCCTGTGGCCCTGGTGTATGTGATCCTCTCCACTCTTCCCTGCTTTGCCTTTCTCGTCGCAAGCTCAGAG GTTCAGATAGATAACAACTTGAAACATGACACATTCACAGAGCTCCCCGTATCAATAGTCCTCTTCTCTCTCATCTGTATTGACATTGTGGAAAGGATACGCCACTGCAGGCTAACGGGACAGG CAAATGATTTGGAGAGAGACCCTGAAATCCCCTCCACTGTCCTCACACGTGTTGAACAGGTAACACCGCTTACACCTGTAACGCCGGCTGCACCAGGGCCAGCTGTACCAGGGCCGGCTGCACCAGGGCCAGCTGCACCAGCGCCGGCTGCACCAGCGCCAGCTGCACCAGGGCCAGCTGCACCAGGGCCAGCTGCACCAGGGCCGGCCGTGCCCAAGCAAGCTGCACCCACTCCCACTCCAGCAGCAGCAGGCCAACACAATGAGAGGGATCAAAATGGCGCAGGGGCCCGACCTGAGACCAATGGGACAGTTCTGGGGATACCAGGTAATCCTGGGAGACCATTTAGTATTGCTGGAATGAGCTCACGCTCAGCCAGCACTACAGCATACCGCATATCTCCGTATGCCTACACGGGTCCGTTTCGTTTCCTGTGTGCCAGCGACGCCCGGGCAGACATATTTGTGGACAGTTTCATGTTCTGGATGGATACAGTGGAGATGGTGAGGGTGGCCGGACACCCCTCAGTCTACTTTTCGGGCTGGGTGTTTCCCATCTATATCTTCAGCTACCTGTCCTGCCTACGTCTGGTGGTCATGCCTCATAGCgctctgctctcttctctcgGAGTTGCCCTACAGGACCTGCCCTTCCTCTTTGTGCGAATTGGCCTCATTGCCTTCTTTGGCTTCATCACGCCCCTCCTCTATCTGATGAAGAACCTGTTGGTCTGCCTGGCCTTTGTCTATTTCAACTTCATGACCAAGTTGAGGGTCTTCAATACTGAGAGGATGTTCCTCTGA
- the hacd1 gene encoding very-long-chain (3R)-3-hydroxyacyl-CoA dehydratase 1: MASGEEDGPVEEKENNNKKRTKSALATAWLTFYNIAMTAGWLVLAMAMIRFYIQKGTHKGLYRSIARTLKFFQTFALVEVGHCAIGIVRTSVIVTGVQVCSRIFMVWFITNSIRQIQNEESVILFLVVWTVTEITRYSYYTFNLLNALPYFIKWARYNLFIIMYPLGVAGELFTIYAALPFVRRTAMYSMRLPNKYNVSFDYYYFLIIVMLSYIPLFPQLFFHMLRQRRKVLHGEVIVEKDE; encoded by the exons ATGGCGTCTGGCGAGGAGGACGGCCcggtggaggagaaggaaaacaacaacaagaagaGAACCAAAAGCGCCCTCGCCACCGCATGGCTCACATTCTACAACATCGCCATGACGGCCGG GTGGCTAGTTTTGGCAATGGCGATGATTCGGTTTTACATCCAGAAGGGCACACACAAGGGCCTGTACAGAAGTATAGCAAGGACACTGAAGTTTTTCCAGACCTTTGCATTAGTTGAG GTGGGACATTGCGCCATTG GTATTGTGAGGACTTCTGTGATTGTGACCGGGGTTCAAGTGTGTTCACGGATTTTCATGGTTTGGTTCATCACCAACAGCATCAGACAG ATCCAGAATGAAGAAAGCGTCATCCTCTTCCTGGTTGTGTGGACGGTGACAGAGATTACCCGCTATTCCTACTACACATTCAACCTGCTCAACGCCCTGCCATACTTCATCAAATGGGCCAG ATACAACCTGTTCATCATCATGTACCCCCTCGGAGTAGCTGGAGAGCTGTTTACCATTTACGCTGCCCTGCCATTCGTACGCAGAACTGCAATGTACTCAATGAGGCTTCCCAACAAGTATAACGTCTCCttcgactactactacttcctcATCATTGTCATGCTGTCCTACATCCCAC TGTTTCCTCAGCTCTTCTTCCACATGCTTCGGCAGAGGAGGAAGGTGCTTCACGGGGAGGTCATAGTGGAGAAGGACGAGTAG